One window of Paludibacter propionicigenes WB4 genomic DNA carries:
- a CDS encoding NADH-quinone oxidoreductase subunit N: protein MDYSSFLQMREEFSLLGVMIFLLIFDIFASQKALKYFQPLALVLLTAHTIINCMPRDTFSIAGGMFEYQPIHTYVKSILNIGTIVVLLQAHKFLNEDANRIKRGEFYFLTLSTLLGMYFMISAGNFLIFFIGLETASIPMATLVAFDKYNRKSAEAGAKYILSAVFASSISVFGMSLIYGSTGTLYFADLATLITGTPLQIMAFVFFAVGLFFKISLVPFHLWTPDVYEGAQTNITSYLSVISKGSAVFVLFTLLVKVFANLVDQWQPILYGLAIVSITVANLFAIRQQNLKRFLAFSSISQAGYILLAIISGSTIGMASLVYYVLVYMFSNLAAFGVISVLEERTGKIKLDDYNGLYQSNPRLSFVLMLALFSLAGIPPFAGFFSKFFVFSAAIAQGYYVLVFIALLNTIISLYYYLLVIKAMFLNKSENPIETVKSDFPVKLSLVICTAGILVVGLISTIYSQISALSFGM, encoded by the coding sequence ATGGATTACAGTAGTTTTTTACAAATGCGCGAAGAGTTTTCACTGTTAGGAGTGATGATTTTTCTTTTGATTTTCGATATATTTGCCAGCCAAAAAGCGTTGAAGTATTTTCAACCGTTAGCTCTGGTACTTCTTACAGCACACACCATTATAAATTGTATGCCACGCGATACTTTCAGTATAGCAGGAGGAATGTTCGAATATCAACCCATACACACTTATGTGAAAAGTATTTTGAATATTGGAACTATCGTGGTTTTATTACAGGCACACAAGTTCTTGAATGAAGATGCTAATCGCATTAAAAGAGGAGAATTTTACTTCCTGACTCTTTCTACCTTGTTAGGAATGTATTTCATGATTTCTGCAGGCAACTTCCTGATATTCTTTATCGGACTTGAAACAGCTTCTATTCCTATGGCTACGTTAGTTGCTTTTGACAAATACAATAGAAAATCGGCTGAAGCCGGTGCTAAATACATACTTTCTGCAGTTTTTGCTTCGAGTATTTCGGTATTTGGTATGTCTTTAATCTATGGATCAACAGGTACTCTTTATTTCGCTGATTTAGCCACATTGATTACCGGCACACCTCTTCAGATAATGGCATTTGTATTTTTTGCTGTAGGTTTGTTTTTCAAAATTTCGTTGGTTCCTTTCCACTTGTGGACTCCCGATGTATACGAAGGAGCGCAAACCAACATTACTTCATACCTCTCTGTCATATCTAAAGGATCTGCAGTGTTTGTACTCTTTACTTTACTGGTAAAAGTGTTTGCTAATTTGGTAGACCAATGGCAACCGATTTTGTATGGTTTGGCAATTGTAAGTATAACAGTAGCTAACTTATTCGCCATTCGTCAACAGAATCTGAAACGTTTCTTAGCGTTCTCTTCTATATCTCAGGCCGGTTATATCTTATTGGCTATTATTAGCGGATCAACGATAGGAATGGCTTCGTTGGTTTACTATGTGTTGGTGTATATGTTCTCCAATCTAGCAGCCTTCGGAGTGATTTCTGTGCTTGAAGAACGTACAGGAAAGATTAAACTGGATGATTATAACGGTTTATACCAGTCTAATCCTCGTCTAAGCTTTGTGCTTATGCTGGCTTTATTCTCTTTGGCCGGTATACCACCTTTTGCAGGCTTCTTTAGTAAGTTCTTTGTTTTCTCTGCAGCAATTGCACAAGGATATTATGTATTGGTATTTATCGCATTATTAAACACTATTATTTCATTGTATTATTATCTGCTCGTAATTAAAGCAATGTTCCTGAACAAAAGCGAGAATCCAATTGAAACAGTAAAAAGTGATTTCCCTGTAAAACTTAGTTTGGTAATCTGTACAGCAGGTATTTTGGTTGTTGGTCTTATCAGCACCATTTACTCACAGATAAGCGCATTAAGTTTCGGTATGTAA
- a CDS encoding glycosyltransferase family 9 protein, translated as MQKTKTINKILVIRFRRIGDAVLSSAICSSLKKSFPNAEIHYVLNENIAPLFENHPDIDKLITFSNDENDNIVKYLHKVWKIVRSNRYDIIVDCRSTVKTLFFSLFSSPTPYKLGISKKYNLISNHTIEVSNYESNVDRMVALLEPVQKELNLQLTKDFVLGITEKEQAEFKSYMIQEGIHFSKPIIVCTIAARIPRKIWNIDYMAEVLLRVIEKYDSQLIFNFVGDEFSVAQSVKEKMGNPSQVFLNVEAKSLRELGALLKNSDFFFGNEGGPRHISQALEIPSLAIYPPGVAKKEWLPNASDKYQGVEPADILSDSELVNLDYTEAFNSMTPDIIGERLFKMLDIYLKAKIN; from the coding sequence ATGCAAAAAACAAAAACAATCAATAAGATACTTGTTATCCGGTTTCGTCGGATTGGCGACGCGGTATTATCATCGGCTATATGCTCTTCGTTAAAGAAAAGTTTCCCAAACGCAGAAATCCATTATGTGCTGAACGAGAATATAGCTCCGCTGTTTGAAAATCACCCGGACATCGACAAGCTTATTACTTTCTCGAATGACGAAAACGATAATATCGTAAAATATCTTCATAAAGTATGGAAGATTGTACGCTCAAACCGTTATGATATAATTGTAGACTGTCGATCGACTGTCAAAACTCTGTTTTTTTCGTTGTTCTCCTCACCCACCCCGTACAAACTGGGCATCAGCAAAAAATACAATCTGATTTCCAACCACACGATTGAAGTTAGTAATTACGAAAGCAATGTAGACAGAATGGTGGCTTTGCTTGAGCCCGTCCAAAAAGAATTAAACCTTCAATTGACAAAAGATTTTGTTCTTGGAATTACGGAAAAAGAACAAGCGGAATTTAAAAGCTACATGATACAGGAAGGTATCCACTTTTCAAAGCCAATTATTGTATGTACTATTGCGGCCCGAATTCCACGTAAAATATGGAATATCGACTATATGGCTGAAGTGCTTTTGCGGGTTATTGAAAAGTATGACTCTCAACTAATATTCAACTTTGTAGGCGATGAGTTTTCTGTAGCTCAATCGGTTAAAGAAAAGATGGGAAATCCGTCTCAGGTGTTTTTAAATGTAGAGGCAAAATCACTCAGGGAACTAGGTGCGTTACTCAAAAATTCCGACTTCTTTTTTGGAAACGAAGGAGGTCCACGTCATATATCGCAAGCCTTAGAAATACCTTCGTTAGCAATTTATCCTCCGGGAGTTGCCAAGAAAGAATGGCTTCCCAATGCATCCGATAAATATCAGGGTGTTGAACCAGCCGATATTTTAAGTGATTCAGAACTAGTCAATTTGGATTATACCGAAGCTTTCAATTCTATGACACCCGATATTATTGGTGAAAGACTATTCAAGATGCTGGATATTTACCTGAAAGCTAAAATCAATTGA
- a CDS encoding complex I subunit 4 family protein — protein MNFLSLFVLIPVLMIIGLFVSSSRKQILFVMTTGASLLMILSGVLTYMYLTDRAAGNTAEMLYTATTVWYPAFNIHYSVGVDGISVAMLILSSIIVFTGVFASWKIDPLPKEFFLWYSLLSIGVYGFFISIDLFTMFMYYEIALIPMYLLIGVWGSGKKEYAAMKLTLMLMGGSALLLVGILGIYFASGATTMNILEIAKLHSIPVEMQRYFFPLTFMGFGVLGALFPFHTWSPDGHASAPTAVSMLHAGVLMKLGGYGCFRVAMYLMPEAAHEMAWIFLIMTGISVVYGAFGAIHQTDLKYINAYSSVSHCGLVLFAILMMNETAATGAIMQMLSHGLMTALFFALIGMIYGRTHTRDIRLMGGLMKIMPFLGVSYVIAGMASLGLPSLSGFVAEMTIFVGSFQHTDMFHRVLTIAACASIVITAVYILRVVGKIILGPVFDKHHEELTDAVWYERISVVVLIVSIFAIGSAPFWISSMIHESVLPVIGQLIK, from the coding sequence ATGAACTTTTTATCCTTATTCGTTCTTATACCGGTTTTAATGATTATCGGATTATTTGTTTCGAGCAGTCGAAAACAGATTCTGTTTGTTATGACAACCGGTGCATCGCTGTTGATGATTTTGTCAGGTGTATTGACATACATGTATCTTACCGATCGTGCAGCCGGTAATACCGCGGAAATGCTATATACAGCCACAACTGTATGGTATCCTGCATTTAATATTCACTACTCGGTAGGTGTCGACGGAATTTCGGTGGCTATGCTTATCCTGTCTTCCATCATTGTTTTTACAGGGGTTTTCGCTTCGTGGAAAATAGATCCGCTTCCTAAAGAGTTTTTCTTGTGGTACAGTCTTTTGTCAATCGGAGTATATGGTTTCTTTATCTCCATAGATTTATTTACCATGTTTATGTACTACGAAATCGCTCTTATTCCAATGTATTTGCTTATTGGAGTGTGGGGAAGTGGAAAGAAAGAATATGCTGCCATGAAACTAACCCTTATGTTGATGGGTGGTTCGGCTTTATTATTGGTTGGTATTTTAGGTATTTATTTCGCTTCAGGTGCCACTACCATGAACATTTTGGAAATAGCAAAACTGCATAGCATTCCGGTAGAAATGCAACGTTATTTCTTCCCGCTTACTTTTATGGGATTTGGTGTGTTGGGTGCATTATTTCCATTCCACACATGGTCTCCCGATGGTCATGCTTCAGCTCCTACAGCAGTTTCGATGTTGCACGCAGGTGTGTTGATGAAACTGGGTGGATACGGCTGTTTTCGCGTAGCAATGTATCTTATGCCAGAGGCAGCACACGAAATGGCCTGGATATTCCTTATTATGACCGGTATTTCGGTGGTTTATGGTGCTTTTGGTGCTATTCACCAAACCGATCTGAAATATATCAATGCTTACTCTTCAGTTAGTCACTGTGGATTGGTGTTGTTTGCTATTCTGATGATGAATGAAACTGCCGCTACTGGTGCTATCATGCAAATGCTTTCGCACGGATTAATGACGGCTCTCTTCTTTGCTTTGATTGGTATGATCTACGGACGTACTCATACAAGGGATATTCGCCTGATGGGCGGTTTGATGAAAATCATGCCTTTCCTTGGTGTTAGTTATGTGATTGCAGGTATGGCATCATTAGGATTGCCAAGTTTAAGTGGCTTCGTTGCTGAAATGACTATTTTTGTCGGATCTTTCCAACACACAGATATGTTCCACCGAGTATTGACTATTGCGGCTTGTGCATCTATCGTAATTACAGCTGTTTATATCTTGCGTGTTGTGGGTAAAATTATCTTAGGTCCTGTATTTGATAAGCATCACGAAGAATTGACCGATGCTGTATGGTACGAACGCATTTCAGTTGTTGTACTTATTGTTTCGATTTTTGCTATAGGATCTGCACCTTTTTGGATTTCGAGCATGATTCACGAAAGTGTTCTTCCTGTTATAGGACAATTGATTAAATAA